In the Phycisphaerales bacterium genome, one interval contains:
- a CDS encoding aldo/keto reductase encodes MDHQRLGSTGLQVSPIAFGAFKIGRNQGIKYPSAYQLPNQETANKLLNNVLDLGINLIDTAPAYGVSEQRIGDAIAHRRDQYILATKIGEQFANGKSSYDFSMATLVSSIETSLRLLKTETVDLLHIHSDGNDMAILNETDAVEAINTFKTQGKARFIGFSGKTIEGALASLEWADTLMVEYNQEQTEARQLIDQAASQGVGVLVKKPLGSGHLEPQTAIEEGLSVPGVSTLVVGSLNAAHLEQNLQWARAAH; translated from the coding sequence GTGGATCACCAACGACTAGGATCAACCGGACTTCAGGTAAGCCCTATTGCTTTTGGTGCGTTCAAGATAGGACGCAACCAGGGCATCAAGTATCCAAGTGCCTACCAATTGCCAAATCAAGAGACTGCGAACAAGCTGCTTAATAACGTGCTTGACCTAGGCATCAATCTTATTGACACAGCACCTGCCTATGGCGTTTCTGAACAGCGCATCGGCGATGCTATTGCTCATCGACGTGACCAGTACATTCTTGCGACTAAAATTGGCGAGCAGTTCGCAAACGGTAAATCATCATATGACTTTTCTATGGCAACCCTTGTTTCCAGCATTGAGACAAGTCTTCGACTTTTAAAAACCGAGACTGTCGATCTGCTCCACATTCATTCTGATGGTAATGACATGGCCATACTCAATGAAACCGATGCTGTTGAAGCCATCAACACCTTCAAGACGCAGGGTAAGGCTCGCTTTATTGGCTTCTCCGGAAAAACCATTGAGGGCGCTCTCGCTTCATTGGAATGGGCGGACACGCTGATGGTCGAATACAACCAAGAACAAACTGAGGCCCGCCAATTAATTGACCAGGCGGCCAGTCAAGGGGTCGGCGTTTTGGTTAAGAAGCCCCTTGGAAGCGGGCACTTAGAGCCACAGACTGCGATCGAAGAAGGTCTCTCTGTACCTGGCGTCTCCACTCTGGTTGTGGGAAGCCTCAATGCGGCACACCTAGAGCAAAATCTGCAATGGGCTCGGGCTGCCCATTAA
- a CDS encoding LysM domain-containing protein: MTTGAKLTVILAVALVLLAVVYFLVFVPQGDLPIRAVDPQMSEGQVQDAAILGTDATLLENSRAVPAAAVIPPATPILATLMPPTVALATVGGPSSNVTWQIVSSAENDEEPASELEYYATSRVSETTGGRVSAVVSNPGASIEISNTAVTGRLYTINPGDTLSDISLAWFGTSLRWQDILDANPGLNPKRMRVGHRITLPAKLQPASPGRRVASAPPKGDLPGIYTVRSGDSLTTIAQDKLGSMRQWRLLWEMNRDVIGSDPDNLKVGMHLKLRR; this comes from the coding sequence ATGACGACTGGCGCCAAGCTCACCGTGATCCTGGCAGTAGCACTTGTGTTGCTTGCTGTGGTTTATTTCCTGGTCTTTGTTCCTCAAGGGGATTTGCCTATCAGAGCAGTGGACCCTCAGATGTCGGAAGGGCAAGTGCAAGATGCTGCCATTCTCGGCACCGATGCGACATTGCTGGAAAATTCTAGGGCAGTACCAGCAGCGGCGGTGATACCGCCAGCAACGCCGATTTTGGCAACGCTCATGCCTCCGACTGTGGCGTTGGCCACCGTGGGGGGACCTTCCTCAAATGTCACATGGCAAATCGTGTCATCAGCTGAAAATGACGAAGAGCCAGCTTCGGAATTGGAATATTATGCCACCAGTCGCGTTTCTGAGACAACTGGCGGACGCGTGTCAGCGGTCGTGTCTAATCCAGGTGCGTCGATCGAGATTTCAAACACGGCAGTCACGGGGCGTCTTTACACCATTAATCCAGGGGACACGCTCTCGGATATCTCTCTCGCGTGGTTCGGTACGTCACTGCGCTGGCAGGACATCTTAGATGCAAACCCTGGACTCAATCCGAAGCGGATGCGGGTTGGGCATCGGATTACGCTTCCTGCAAAACTCCAGCCAGCTTCTCCTGGCCGGCGCGTTGCATCCGCCCCACCCAAGGGGGATTTGCCTGGCATCTACACTGTTCGATCTGGAGACTCTCTGACAACAATTGCCCAGGATAAGTTGGGTTCAATGCGGCAATGGCGCCTGCTCTGGGAGATGAACCGAGATGTCATTGGCAGCGATCCTGACAATTTGAAGGTCGGTATGCACCTGAAGCTTCGACGTTAG
- the secD gene encoding protein translocase subunit SecD, with the protein MQNMGWKIILIIVIVGGSFWALMPPSEKIRLGKDLRGGVSLVYSVAMPEDVTQQQSQQMLDQTINVLKKRINPNGVFDISMQPQGSSRIEIVMPLPTDEVKALGDTYREALEAFMSRAEVDPVEIDEALRQGNLVEKFGGSAGSKRSNLIRNLQQSYNDRAEAFESLQAMQADSSTDAATMRRTQAQAAAAEVTFEDLYDQLLSQHLDRGRVTKALQLSTKKGNSGQTDDAGQPIMTPSPRERELKAISEDYPHLNAKPKADDADKQPAQGGQSLDDLVSSFDTYQSKRLGFDDPEDLMRLLQGAGVLEFYIAVMSSRPEGVNIQQMREQLKERGPDNTESRVAAWFPIEDLKQWYDKPSELQSLLANPETYFSTTRQLVAAERNGQFYLLLYTTDQESITHQGDKQWSILSAGPASDQLGRPAVSFRLDQSGAGLMGRLTGAHTKEPMAIVLDGAVYSAPNINSQITSSGIIQGSFSQSEINYLTRVLAAGSLEAALSDRPISINILGPSLGADNLTRGAWAFIAALIAVGIFMILYYFFCGLVADAALICNGLIIFGVMSMIDATFTLPGLAGIVLTIGMAVDANVLIYERIREELRENDNDLRAAIREGYRKAFSTIIDGNITNLIVCLVLWKTATAEVQGFATTLSIGICATLFTALFVTRVIFTLYAFALGIRTLRMLPMVVPALSRALHPNVNWVRLRGVFWTASICAGVVSVVLIVSRGAELFDTEFRGGVTLTMRTRLATLDGDASSDRLLMLHVGPDSVNQRVKSLGDTDPASQDQAVSEAKAALAQAQEKASQATEEQAKAEADQMVSEAQAKLDTAEAEQTRQRILLQMRNAKVLTVGQTTSGPQGVEADSFQVKVANPPQISNEKDITNAIKNALVKEFASELDISPSLSFRDQNIDAEQAVREYTFRISNRMLGKNINRPDITDRVRGELGGVAVLVEDIAPPVQLDDLEERLDRMRRQPEFSQVASGRLVEVFGLDQAKDGKGYQSVAVTIYDPQMSYENTSTEIVDKKLALMEWQIIREALKSETSFEQVSSFSSAIARTLKANAIVAVVLSFLGILFYIWIRFGSLRYSLAAIVALVHDVLITVGAVALTGYIGAKTVASGGLQLEAVQIDLGVVAALLTVIGYSLNDTIVILDRIRENRGKLPLPTLAVVNNSINQTVSRTVLTSFTTLLAVMIIFVAGGTGIRPFAFCLLVGILVGTYSSIAIASPIVFSRRNPSSPEADGDVDGDGYEAPPALSATSG; encoded by the coding sequence ATGCAGAATATGGGTTGGAAGATCATCCTGATTATCGTCATAGTGGGCGGTAGCTTTTGGGCCTTGATGCCACCATCTGAGAAGATTCGATTAGGTAAGGATCTTCGCGGTGGTGTGAGCTTGGTGTATTCGGTTGCGATGCCGGAAGACGTCACGCAGCAACAGTCACAACAGATGCTTGATCAGACCATTAACGTTCTCAAAAAGAGAATTAATCCCAATGGTGTGTTCGATATCTCGATGCAGCCTCAGGGTAGTAGTCGTATTGAAATTGTGATGCCCTTGCCGACTGATGAGGTCAAGGCGCTTGGGGATACGTACCGAGAGGCTCTTGAGGCATTCATGTCTCGGGCTGAAGTTGATCCCGTTGAGATTGATGAAGCATTGCGCCAAGGGAACCTGGTTGAGAAATTTGGTGGAAGTGCAGGATCTAAGCGAAGTAATCTGATTCGTAATCTGCAGCAATCCTATAACGATCGAGCTGAGGCATTCGAATCCTTGCAAGCGATGCAGGCTGATAGCAGCACTGACGCTGCAACAATGCGCCGAACTCAAGCTCAGGCAGCCGCAGCAGAAGTGACCTTCGAGGATCTCTATGATCAGTTGCTGTCACAGCACCTCGATCGAGGTCGGGTTACCAAAGCACTTCAGCTTTCGACGAAGAAGGGTAATAGTGGGCAGACTGATGATGCTGGCCAGCCCATCATGACGCCGTCGCCACGAGAACGAGAACTTAAGGCGATTTCTGAGGATTACCCGCATCTCAATGCCAAACCAAAAGCGGATGACGCTGACAAGCAACCTGCTCAAGGTGGTCAATCACTAGACGATCTTGTTTCATCGTTTGATACCTATCAATCGAAGCGACTTGGATTTGATGACCCAGAAGATCTGATGCGTCTTCTTCAGGGTGCAGGTGTGTTGGAGTTTTATATTGCTGTCATGTCGAGCCGGCCTGAGGGCGTCAACATTCAGCAGATGCGGGAACAGCTCAAAGAACGCGGGCCGGATAATACCGAGTCGCGTGTGGCCGCTTGGTTCCCCATCGAAGATCTAAAGCAGTGGTATGACAAGCCATCTGAGCTTCAGAGCTTGCTCGCGAATCCAGAAACATATTTTTCAACCACGCGGCAACTCGTTGCCGCTGAGCGTAATGGGCAGTTCTATCTTCTGCTCTATACCACTGATCAAGAGAGTATCACCCATCAAGGCGATAAGCAGTGGTCAATCCTGAGCGCTGGGCCTGCCAGCGACCAACTCGGTCGTCCTGCTGTGTCTTTCCGCCTTGATCAAAGTGGTGCCGGGTTAATGGGGCGACTGACTGGTGCTCATACCAAAGAGCCGATGGCAATCGTGCTCGATGGTGCCGTTTATTCAGCACCTAACATCAATAGCCAGATTACAAGCAGCGGTATTATCCAAGGCAGCTTCTCGCAATCAGAGATTAATTACCTGACCCGAGTTCTTGCCGCAGGTTCACTCGAAGCGGCGCTGAGTGATCGGCCTATCTCTATCAATATTCTGGGGCCTTCATTAGGCGCTGATAACTTGACCCGCGGTGCCTGGGCATTTATTGCTGCGTTGATTGCTGTCGGCATCTTCATGATTCTCTATTACTTCTTCTGCGGGTTGGTTGCTGATGCGGCGCTGATTTGTAATGGCCTGATCATCTTTGGCGTGATGTCGATGATTGATGCAACCTTCACATTGCCAGGTCTTGCTGGCATTGTGTTGACCATCGGTATGGCAGTGGATGCAAATGTGCTGATCTACGAGCGTATTCGTGAGGAACTTAGAGAGAACGATAATGATCTTCGCGCTGCAATTCGAGAGGGTTACCGTAAAGCTTTTAGCACCATCATCGATGGCAATATTACGAATCTCATTGTGTGTTTGGTACTTTGGAAAACAGCGACTGCTGAAGTTCAAGGATTTGCCACAACACTTTCAATTGGTATCTGTGCAACGCTCTTTACCGCGCTCTTCGTGACCCGAGTCATCTTTACTTTGTATGCCTTTGCTCTGGGGATACGGACTCTTCGAATGTTACCAATGGTGGTGCCAGCGCTTTCGCGGGCACTCCACCCCAATGTGAACTGGGTTCGTCTTCGAGGCGTTTTCTGGACGGCGAGTATTTGTGCAGGCGTTGTCTCGGTGGTGTTGATTGTGAGCCGTGGGGCCGAGCTTTTTGACACCGAATTCCGCGGCGGTGTCACACTTACGATGCGCACACGTCTGGCGACATTAGACGGTGATGCCTCCTCAGATCGACTCCTGATGCTGCATGTCGGACCTGATTCGGTGAATCAGCGTGTCAAATCCTTAGGCGACACTGATCCAGCAAGTCAAGACCAAGCAGTTTCGGAAGCCAAGGCAGCCCTTGCGCAGGCTCAAGAGAAGGCCTCTCAGGCAACTGAGGAGCAGGCTAAGGCAGAGGCTGATCAGATGGTGAGCGAAGCTCAAGCCAAGCTGGATACAGCTGAGGCAGAGCAAACGCGCCAGCGTATTCTGCTACAGATGCGTAATGCAAAGGTGCTGACTGTCGGTCAGACAACATCAGGGCCGCAAGGTGTCGAGGCAGATAGCTTTCAAGTGAAAGTTGCGAATCCGCCTCAGATTAGTAACGAAAAAGATATTACGAATGCGATCAAGAACGCTTTAGTTAAAGAGTTTGCATCTGAGCTCGATATTTCACCGTCATTAAGTTTTCGTGATCAGAATATCGATGCAGAGCAAGCGGTGCGTGAATATACATTCCGTATTTCGAATCGCATGCTTGGGAAGAATATCAACCGGCCCGATATAACTGATCGAGTTCGCGGTGAGCTTGGTGGCGTGGCAGTTCTTGTCGAAGACATTGCGCCACCAGTCCAGCTCGATGATCTTGAAGAACGACTCGATCGAATGCGACGCCAGCCGGAGTTTTCACAAGTTGCTTCAGGCCGGTTGGTGGAAGTGTTTGGTTTAGATCAGGCAAAAGATGGTAAGGGCTATCAATCAGTTGCAGTGACGATTTATGACCCGCAGATGAGTTATGAGAACACCAGCACTGAAATCGTTGATAAAAAGCTGGCGTTGATGGAGTGGCAGATTATTCGCGAGGCGTTGAAGAGTGAGACGAGCTTCGAGCAAGTAAGTAGTTTCTCCTCAGCGATTGCCCGAACACTCAAGGCAAATGCAATTGTTGCTGTAGTGCTTAGCTTCCTGGGTATTCTTTTCTATATCTGGATTCGCTTTGGCTCACTTCGCTACTCTCTGGCTGCAATTGTGGCTTTGGTTCATGACGTGCTGATTACGGTCGGAGCAGTTGCTTTGACGGGTTATATTGGTGCAAAGACGGTCGCTTCCGGCGGCCTGCAGCTCGAGGCAGTTCAGATTGATCTTGGTGTTGTTGCTGCATTGCTTACGGTTATTGGTTACTCGTTGAATGATACAATCGTGATTCTTGATCGTATTCGAGAGAATCGTGGTAAGTTGCCATTGCCAACACTTGCAGTTGTTAATAACTCAATCAATCAGACAGTCAGTCGTACGGTGTTGACATCATTTACAACGCTGCTTGCAGTCATGATTATCTTTGTTGCCGGCGGCACTGGAATTCGACCATTCGCATTCTGTCTGCTCGTGGGTATCTTGGTAGGGACGTATAGTTCAATTGCAATTGCATCACCGATCGTCTTTTCACGCCGCAACCCATCATCACCAGAGGCTGACGGTGATGTGGATGGTGATGGTTATGAGGCACCACCTGCGCTGAGTGCTACGAGCGGGTAG
- the yajC gene encoding preprotein translocase subunit YajC, translated as MISLLNQMPSVLVMSAAVPTPGAAPSAGGASGTAVAPGVAGAPVAAPQSAFGGGGIFIFMLLGLGVLFFFSIMNQRKQKRQRDDMLRGIQKHDRVQTIGGVIGSVMEIKPEVVILKVDESSNTRISFARASVQQVLDASDIAEEQSIEDLEEETVS; from the coding sequence ATGATTAGTTTGCTAAATCAAATGCCATCCGTTCTTGTGATGTCGGCTGCTGTACCGACGCCGGGCGCTGCGCCTTCGGCAGGTGGGGCGAGTGGTACAGCAGTAGCTCCAGGTGTAGCGGGAGCCCCAGTCGCGGCGCCGCAAAGCGCCTTTGGCGGTGGCGGCATTTTTATCTTTATGTTGCTGGGACTGGGCGTGCTGTTCTTCTTTTCAATCATGAATCAACGAAAACAGAAGCGACAGCGTGATGACATGCTCCGTGGTATTCAAAAACATGATCGCGTCCAGACCATTGGCGGTGTGATTGGTTCTGTCATGGAAATTAAACCTGAAGTCGTCATATTGAAAGTGGATGAGTCATCTAATACAAGAATCTCATTTGCAAGAGCGTCTGTGCAGCAAGTACTAGACGCAAGTGATATTGCAGAAGAGCAGAGCATCGAAGACCTGGAGGAGGAGACGGTTTCTTGA
- a CDS encoding tRNA guanosine(34) transglycosylase Tgt — translation MKPLIVVAITRKSGRAMAQALSFSVEHQSHSCDARVGQVQTLHGAFTTPAFMAVGTRGTVKGLLPEQLRQAGCEIVLNNAYHMMLRPGDELVRDCGGVQRFMNWNGPILTDSGGYQAFSMADINSVDDEGVTFKSIIDGASVHLGPESSMAVQNNLGADIIMAFDDCPPSVDPQESAGVIRRMGGSVGRGDQVNHAQRLQIAHQRTVAWLERCVLAHRRAEEQSLFGIIQGGTDLDLRSASVEAICNIDLPGYAIGGVAVGEGPTEIRRVVEHTAPLLPSDKPRYLMGVGYEADLLAAVRAGIDMFDCVLPTRNGRNANAFTRKGPLRLRNAACRHDQSVIEPGCQCVACRPSTGHQEGGFSRSYLRHLFMAQEMLGPILVSLHNIHHFQSLMLDIREAIKEDSWSLLYERWPVLDRKRGCQNEPA, via the coding sequence ATGAAGCCTCTGATCGTCGTCGCGATAACACGTAAGAGTGGTAGAGCCATGGCCCAGGCACTTTCATTTTCAGTTGAACATCAAAGTCATTCTTGCGATGCTCGCGTGGGGCAGGTTCAGACACTTCATGGGGCCTTTACGACGCCGGCTTTTATGGCTGTTGGGACGCGTGGGACGGTGAAAGGTCTGCTTCCAGAGCAGCTCCGCCAGGCGGGTTGTGAAATTGTCCTAAATAATGCGTATCACATGATGCTGCGGCCTGGTGATGAGCTGGTTCGAGACTGCGGCGGTGTGCAGCGCTTCATGAACTGGAATGGGCCCATATTGACGGATTCAGGTGGGTATCAGGCCTTCTCGATGGCGGATATCAATTCAGTCGATGACGAAGGGGTCACATTCAAGTCAATCATTGATGGGGCATCAGTTCATCTCGGCCCTGAATCTTCAATGGCCGTCCAGAATAATCTGGGAGCAGACATCATCATGGCCTTCGACGACTGTCCGCCAAGTGTCGACCCTCAGGAATCTGCGGGTGTCATACGCCGTATGGGTGGCTCAGTTGGCCGGGGAGATCAGGTGAATCACGCCCAGCGACTCCAGATTGCCCATCAGCGGACTGTGGCATGGCTTGAGCGCTGTGTGTTGGCTCATCGGCGCGCTGAAGAACAGTCTCTTTTTGGAATCATCCAGGGCGGCACCGATCTGGATCTTCGCTCAGCGAGCGTTGAGGCGATCTGCAATATCGATTTGCCCGGGTATGCCATCGGTGGCGTGGCAGTTGGTGAGGGGCCAACTGAGATAAGAAGAGTCGTTGAGCACACGGCACCTCTATTGCCATCGGATAAGCCCCGTTATCTGATGGGCGTGGGCTATGAGGCTGATTTGTTGGCCGCAGTGAGGGCTGGGATTGATATGTTTGATTGCGTGTTGCCGACTCGTAATGGCCGCAATGCCAATGCATTCACCCGTAAAGGCCCACTTAGGCTCCGTAATGCAGCTTGTAGGCATGATCAGTCGGTCATTGAGCCAGGCTGCCAATGTGTGGCATGTCGGCCATCTACGGGCCATCAGGAGGGTGGATTCAGCCGGTCTTATTTGAGGCATCTTTTTATGGCCCAGGAGATGCTTGGCCCGATCTTAGTCAGCTTGCATAACATCCATCACTTTCAGAGCCTCATGCTGGACATCCGGGAGGCGATCAAGGAAGATTCCTGGTCTTTACTCTATGAGCGATGGCCGGTCCTGGATCGGAAGCGTGGATGTCAGAATGAGCCAGCCTAA
- a CDS encoding rhomboid family intramembrane serine protease — protein sequence MGIYDRDYLRSPGPRRSATSRGPGQASPRGLRSVNTWLILICVAVYLLGLGLEEAGLKRWAPTGSILLVQGLPSLNDVDYEISSTVELAPGNLGYGHPIIERQTRQVLGYQLVLGNRPVNPLMEWGHFSTSRGFLGFEFWRFIGFQFLHFDFNHLLFNMIGLFFFGSIVEAYLGGKRYLAFYILCGMFGAILYLFLNLGGYIVDLLWPGFNVPGLLFYSTDTPLIGASAGVFGVLLAGAFLAPKVTVLLFFIIPMKLAQLAWGLVILSIVWVLLGKGNAGGEAAHLGGAAAGFYFIRRPHLLHGFFDILGRVDPTSRSRLDRTVDRAKIDRVLDKISREGVHALTSKEKRLLHEASDRRRDNT from the coding sequence ATGGGTATCTACGATCGAGACTATTTGAGAAGTCCTGGGCCAAGGCGGTCCGCAACTTCTCGCGGACCTGGCCAAGCCTCCCCCAGAGGCTTGCGTTCAGTCAATACATGGTTGATTCTGATTTGTGTCGCCGTCTATTTGCTTGGTCTGGGACTTGAAGAAGCTGGTTTAAAACGTTGGGCCCCAACGGGATCCATACTATTGGTGCAAGGGCTGCCGAGCCTTAATGATGTTGATTATGAGATCAGCAGTACCGTCGAGTTAGCGCCGGGAAATCTTGGGTACGGACATCCGATCATTGAAAGGCAGACCCGTCAGGTACTCGGGTACCAATTGGTACTCGGCAATAGGCCCGTTAATCCGTTGATGGAGTGGGGGCACTTTTCTACGAGTCGTGGCTTTTTAGGCTTCGAGTTTTGGCGCTTCATTGGATTTCAATTTCTACATTTTGACTTCAATCATCTCTTGTTCAATATGATTGGACTTTTCTTTTTCGGTTCAATCGTGGAAGCCTACCTCGGAGGTAAGCGTTACCTGGCGTTCTATATTTTGTGTGGCATGTTCGGCGCCATCTTGTACCTGTTTCTTAATCTCGGTGGTTATATCGTTGACTTGCTGTGGCCAGGTTTCAATGTGCCAGGGCTCTTGTTTTATTCAACAGATACGCCGCTTATCGGTGCGTCTGCTGGTGTCTTTGGAGTCTTGCTGGCTGGGGCGTTCTTGGCACCAAAGGTGACGGTGCTTCTGTTCTTTATCATTCCAATGAAACTCGCCCAGTTGGCCTGGGGCCTTGTGATACTCTCAATTGTGTGGGTCCTGCTGGGCAAAGGTAATGCAGGCGGTGAAGCGGCTCACCTTGGAGGCGCAGCTGCAGGTTTTTACTTCATACGCCGGCCACATCTCTTGCATGGTTTCTTTGACATCTTGGGGCGTGTTGATCCAACGTCACGTAGTCGCTTAGATCGCACTGTTGATCGAGCCAAGATTGATCGGGTCCTCGACAAAATCTCACGTGAAGGAGTTCATGCATTGACGTCCAAAGAGAAGCGTTTGCTGCATGAAGCCTCTGATCGTCGTCGCGATAACACGTAA
- a CDS encoding site-2 protease family protein, producing the protein MNWEGREWASGGSSSPRFNDIWSWALSIGTIAGIRIRLHLIFIIYIVLELIRSLIDSGFTLPTGIMLAMLACLFVVVLAHEFGHCAGSRLTGGQADDILMWPLGGLASCMPASNWSSRFWTVIAGPLVNVAICIVTIPLLGFITGQWWGVALPNPFLGTGLETVISLSWVYVGLYLINLVSLMLLVFNLIPAYPLDGGRLLELFLARRMPAIHAKRLAVRIGLVAAIALGVFGVVFIDIGGWTVVIIAVFCGLTSWQTLKQLEMADEAMLDIGYEQPVDAGAERKLRRVAAQQAQEAKKKKAHNDKIDLILDKIAKDGLHSLNAREQRLLQQDTDRRRAKDERTGGR; encoded by the coding sequence ATGAATTGGGAAGGCCGTGAATGGGCCAGTGGTGGTTCTTCATCACCGCGGTTTAACGATATTTGGAGCTGGGCTCTCAGCATCGGAACGATTGCAGGCATTCGCATACGTCTGCATTTGATCTTTATTATCTACATTGTTCTTGAACTCATCCGTTCTTTAATTGACAGTGGTTTTACATTGCCGACTGGCATTATGCTGGCCATGTTGGCCTGTTTGTTCGTTGTCGTCTTGGCGCATGAATTTGGGCACTGCGCGGGAAGCCGACTGACTGGTGGGCAAGCAGATGACATTTTGATGTGGCCACTGGGTGGGCTGGCTTCATGTATGCCAGCAAGCAACTGGTCGAGTCGTTTTTGGACAGTCATTGCTGGTCCACTGGTCAATGTTGCCATTTGTATTGTCACGATTCCATTGCTCGGTTTTATCACGGGGCAGTGGTGGGGTGTGGCCTTGCCAAACCCGTTTTTAGGAACGGGTTTAGAAACAGTGATCAGCCTATCGTGGGTGTACGTTGGTTTATATTTAATCAATTTAGTCAGTCTGATGCTGTTGGTATTCAATTTGATACCTGCTTATCCACTTGATGGTGGGCGACTGCTAGAGTTGTTTCTTGCTCGACGTATGCCAGCCATTCATGCCAAGCGTCTTGCTGTCCGCATCGGTTTGGTAGCAGCAATCGCACTCGGAGTGTTTGGCGTGGTGTTCATCGATATCGGTGGTTGGACCGTTGTCATTATTGCCGTGTTCTGTGGTCTGACGAGTTGGCAAACTCTTAAGCAGTTAGAGATGGCTGACGAGGCAATGCTGGATATTGGTTATGAGCAGCCCGTCGATGCTGGAGCAGAACGAAAGCTACGCCGTGTTGCAGCTCAGCAAGCGCAAGAAGCGAAAAAGAAAAAGGCACACAATGACAAGATCGATCTGATTCTGGATAAAATTGCCAAAGATGGCTTACATTCACTCAACGCGCGTGAGCAGCGTTTGCTTCAACAAGATACGGATCGCCGGCGAGCCAAAGACGAGAGAACAGGTGGCAGATGA
- a CDS encoding NUDIX hydrolase has product MNQEKHIERPFNGTLFSVEVATWSDEQGRPVRREMVRHPGAVMIVPQLDDGRLVLIRNYRIAPDQRLWEFPAGKLEPGEAPLVTAQRELAEETGYQALQWDGLGTFYTSPGFADELMHVFLARGLTAGSTALEPGEDIEVMVLRRDEIDQLLSQGQVQDAKTLAGLLFLQRFESMEPSP; this is encoded by the coding sequence ATGAATCAAGAAAAACACATTGAGCGTCCTTTCAATGGGACGCTTTTTTCTGTCGAAGTGGCGACATGGTCTGATGAGCAGGGCAGGCCGGTGCGGCGTGAGATGGTGCGCCATCCAGGAGCCGTCATGATTGTGCCGCAGTTAGACGATGGCCGCCTGGTTTTGATTCGGAACTATCGGATTGCCCCTGATCAGCGGCTTTGGGAGTTTCCTGCAGGCAAGCTTGAGCCAGGCGAAGCACCTCTGGTAACAGCTCAGCGTGAGTTGGCTGAGGAAACTGGTTACCAGGCCTTGCAATGGGATGGATTGGGCACCTTTTATACCTCCCCAGGCTTTGCCGATGAATTGATGCATGTCTTTCTTGCCCGTGGCCTCACAGCGGGTTCGACAGCGCTTGAGCCAGGAGAAGATATTGAAGTCATGGTGTTGCGGCGCGATGAAATTGATCAGCTTCTGTCCCAAGGTCAGGTGCAGGATGCCAAAACGCTCGCGGGTCTCTTGTTTTTGCAACGATTTGAGTCGATGGAGCCTTCGCCATGA
- a CDS encoding OmpA family protein codes for MLWRTKIGCLAIVVGASALTGCDQNKTDENALLMDEVSTLRTALKDENSAHRQEVTELREELRALRQQPAAEPQAAGANPFDAIPGVTTQVTDKQITASIASDLLFDSGSTRLKSAAKSSLDQVASLLKGNYNGQYVLVAGHTDTDPIRKSGHKTNWHLGFERGFAVSEYLISRGVPADRIGIESYGPYRGKGSKAKSRRVDIIVVAG; via the coding sequence ATGTTATGGAGAACTAAGATTGGATGTTTGGCAATTGTTGTTGGCGCAAGCGCACTGACTGGTTGCGATCAAAACAAAACTGACGAGAATGCTCTTCTAATGGACGAGGTGAGCACACTTCGTACGGCCCTGAAGGATGAGAACTCGGCGCATCGACAAGAGGTTACAGAGCTCCGTGAAGAGCTTCGTGCTCTTAGGCAGCAGCCAGCAGCTGAACCCCAGGCAGCAGGAGCCAATCCATTTGATGCCATTCCTGGTGTGACGACTCAGGTCACCGATAAGCAGATCACAGCGTCGATCGCATCGGACTTGCTTTTTGATTCAGGGAGCACGCGTTTAAAATCTGCGGCCAAAAGTTCATTGGATCAGGTCGCTTCCTTGCTCAAGGGCAACTACAACGGCCAGTACGTTCTAGTTGCAGGTCATACCGATACAGATCCCATTCGCAAGAGTGGGCATAAGACCAATTGGCATCTCGGTTTCGAGCGCGGCTTTGCTGTGAGCGAGTACTTGATATCAAGAGGTGTGCCTGCAGACCGCATTGGTATAGAGAGCTATGGGCCGTATCGCGGCAAGGGCTCGAAGGCGAAATCGAGGCGTGTCGACATTATTGTCGTCGCGGGTTAA